The genomic interval TTTCGATTGACTATTGACTATTGATAAATGATAAATGATAAATGATAAATGATCTTAAATTCACCATGGAATTGCCGGGGGGTTGAATGTTCAGGGCAGCAATACTTACACTTAGTGACAAGGGTTCAAGGGGGGAAAGGGTGGATGAAAGCGGCAGGATACTGCGCGAGATACTCGGGCAGGCCCGGATAGAGGTAGTGCAGTATGAGGTCATCCCTGATGACAGGGATATTTTGAAAGAGCGGTTAATCAACCTGTCAGGGAAGGTTGACCTTATTGTTACAAATGGCGGTACCGGTCTCAGCCCCAGGGATATTACCCCTGATGTGACTCTTGAGGTTATAGACCGTGAAGTTCCCGGCATTGCAGAGGCGATGAGATATGAGGGTTTGAAGAAGACCCCGAGGGCCATGCTCTCAAGGGCTGTGGCAGGTGCAAGGGGTGAATGTCTCATAATCAACCTTCCCGGCAGTCCCAGGGCAGTGAGAGAGGGCAT from Nitrospirota bacterium carries:
- a CDS encoding MogA/MoaB family molybdenum cofactor biosynthesis protein; translation: MFRAAILTLSDKGSRGERVDESGRILREILGQARIEVVQYEVIPDDRDILKERLINLSGKVDLIVTNGGTGLSPRDITPDVTLEVIDREVPGIAEAMRYEGLKKTPRAMLSRAVAGARGECLIINLPGSPRAVREGIEVILDVIPHAIEKLKGSEKECAG